The Canis lupus familiaris isolate Mischka breed German Shepherd chromosome 14, alternate assembly UU_Cfam_GSD_1.0, whole genome shotgun sequence genome window below encodes:
- the OR2M9 gene encoding olfactory receptor family 2 subfamily M member 9 has product MALDNQTFNSDFILLGIFNYSPTHIFLFSMLLVIFTVVFMGNTAMILLIYLDTQLHTPMYFFLSQLSLMDLMLICTTVPKMAFNYLSGSNSISVVECATQIFLYTSLLGCERFLWAVMAYDRYIAICYPLRYPNLMSPKICGLMAASSWILGSTDCIIDAVATFFFFYCGSREIDHFCDFPSLLIISCNDTSTFEEVLFYCCIIMIVFPVVIIIASYTHVIVAVIHIASGEGHQKVFATCSSHLMVVGMYYGTTLFIYMRPASDRSPTQDKMVSVFYTILTPMPNPLVYSLRNKEVARAAMKVLEKGRSGQ; this is encoded by the coding sequence ATGGCATTGGACAATCAGACTTTTAACTCTGATTTCATCCTTCTGGGAATCTTCAATTACAGCCCCACTCACATCTTCCTCTTTTCTATGCTTTTGGTCATCTTCACAGTGGTCTTCATGGGAAACACTGCTATGATTCTCCTCATCTACCTGGACACTCAGCTCCACACACCCATGTACTTCTTTCTCAGCCAACTGTCCCTCATGGACCTCATGCTCATCTGCACCACTGTACCCAAGATGGCTTTTAACTATTTGTCTggcagcaattccatttctgtggTAGAGTGTGCTACACAAATTTTCCTCTATACATCACTACTTGGCTGTGAACGTTTCCTATGGGCAGTAATGGCTTATGACCGCTATATTGCCATTTGCTACCCTCTAAGATATCCTAATCTTATGAGCCCTAAAATTTGTGGACTTATGGCTGCATCTTCCTGGATCCTGGGCTCTACTGATTGTATCATTGATGCTGTagctacatttttcttcttctattgtGGGTCCCGGGAAATAGACCACTTCTGTGATTTTCCTTCCCTGCTCATCATCTCATGCAACGACACATCAACATTTGAAGAAGTTCTTTTCTACTGCTGTATAATAATGATTGTTTTCCCTGTAGTGATCATCATTGCTTCCTATACTCATGTTATTGTGGCTGTCATTCACATAGCATCTGGAGAGGGTCACCAGAAAGTTTTTGCCACCTGCTCTTCTCACCTCATGGTGGTGGGAATGTATTATGGCACAACTTTGTTCATATACATGCGGCCCGCTTCTGATCGTTCCCCCACCCAGGACAAGATGGTCTCTGTCTTCTACACCATCCTCACTCCCATGCCGAATCCCCTCGTCTACAGCCTCCGCAACAAGGAAGTGGCTAGAGCAGCCATGAAGGTGTTGGAGAAGGGCAGGTCTGGACAGTAA